The Candidatus Desulfarcum epimagneticum genome contains a region encoding:
- the tatD gene encoding 3'-5' ssDNA/RNA exonuclease TatD, which produces MKKNIFWFFPKKSDCGGRALMKCFDSHCHLDDRYFKDDADSAIRRAKEAGVCEMMIVGTDLDSSRKVVEMARKGEGLYASVGVHPHDAVRCGPGVIDSLRELAQNPRVRAWGETGLDFNRMYSPARDQEKCFARQMEAAGDLGLPLIFHERDSKGRFLEMLKSRLGPKMSGVVHCFSGSRLELEQYLALGLHIGVTGIVTLLKRGEKLRALVPLIPKDRILIETDAPYLTPAPQKNKTRRNEPAFVVSVLRKLADALNEDPAELARALRKNTLDFFNIHP; this is translated from the coding sequence ATATATTTTGGTTTTTTCCAAAAAAATCAGACTGCGGGGGAAGGGCATTGATGAAATGTTTCGACAGCCACTGCCATCTGGATGACCGTTATTTCAAAGATGACGCCGATTCGGCCATCCGGCGGGCCAAAGAGGCCGGGGTGTGTGAAATGATGATCGTGGGGACCGATTTGGACAGCTCCCGAAAGGTCGTGGAGATGGCCCGGAAAGGGGAGGGGCTTTACGCGTCTGTGGGCGTTCATCCCCATGACGCCGTCCGTTGCGGCCCCGGGGTCATCGATTCTTTGAGAGAGCTGGCCCAAAATCCCCGGGTCAGGGCATGGGGGGAAACCGGGCTGGATTTCAACCGGATGTATTCCCCGGCCCGGGACCAGGAGAAATGTTTTGCCCGCCAGATGGAGGCGGCCGGGGACCTGGGGCTTCCCCTGATTTTTCATGAGAGGGATTCAAAGGGCCGCTTCCTTGAAATGCTTAAAAGCCGCCTGGGCCCGAAAATGTCGGGGGTGGTCCACTGTTTCAGCGGGAGCCGCCTTGAGCTTGAACAGTATCTGGCGCTCGGTCTTCACATCGGCGTCACCGGGATCGTGACCCTATTAAAAAGGGGCGAAAAGCTTCGGGCCCTGGTCCCCCTGATTCCAAAGGACCGCATTTTGATCGAGACAGACGCCCCCTACCTGACCCCCGCCCCTCAGAAAAACAAAACCCGCCGCAATGAGCCCGCCTTCGTGGTTTCGGTTCTGCGTAAGCTCGCCGACGCGCTGAATGAGGACCCGGCGGAACTGGCCCGGGCGCTTCGGAAAAACACCCTGGATTTTTTTAACATCCATCCATAA